A region from the Salvelinus sp. IW2-2015 linkage group LG19, ASM291031v2, whole genome shotgun sequence genome encodes:
- the LOC111979385 gene encoding nucleolin isoform X1 yields MAKSGKSTQLKASKKKTGKISEVNNSEAEQVDTTADAEKVKVQAVAAAPVKRKAEAEDETSPAKKTKCINDGFCLFVGSLNTSKKVEEINDALANFFTTHSLLFQDIQVDITKKFAYVNFYTEENLTKALELNGEKILDRKMRLDKAKVKDPTVHDKKAKDARTLFVKNIPFAATKEDLKKVFDTAVEIRFPGGIGAPSKGIAYIEFKTEATAEKVLEEKQGIDVQGRVIVIDFLGEKSQQQKIIKAPAEATPNNELLVTNLAYATKEEALKEIFLKAVSVKIPKRNGKPRGRALIQFESVEDAKEALESSLNKEISGRAIKVEFSPKGPEGGKGNSVPSKTLMVRNLAKETSEETLKSVFEGAIEARVTKDKETGISRGFGFVDFESPEVCKAVKDTMADLQIDGSKVTLVYAKPQGERGPRGEGAGSNRRYGGKSGARGGSGGRGGRGGRGSGGGKRT; encoded by the exons ATGGCGAAGTCAGGCAAA TCAACCCAATTAAAGGCCTCTAAAAAGAAAACTGGAAAGATCAGCGAAGTCAATAACTCTG AAGCGGAACAGGTGGACACAACTGCTGATGCGGAAAAGGTTAAAGTCCAGG CTGTTGCAGCAGCCCCAGTAAAGAGAAAAGCGGAAGCAGAGGATGAGACTTCTCCAGCGAAGAAAACAAAGTGCATTAATGATG gtttTTGTCTTTTTGTTGGAAGCTTGAACACATCCAAGAAAGTGGAGGAAATTAATGATGCCTTGGCAAACTTCTTCACAACGCATAGTCTGTTGTTTCAGGATATTCAAGTGGACATTACAAA GAAATTTGCATATGTCAACTTTTACACAGAGGAAAACTTAACAAAAGCCCTTGAGCTAAATGGGGAGAAGATCCTGGACCGAAAGATGAGGCTAGACAAGGCCAAGGTCAAAGACCCCACAGTACATGACAAAAAAG CTAAAGATGCCAGGACCTTGTTTGTCAAGAATATCCCGTTTGCAGCAACAAAAGAGGACTTGAAGAAAGTCTTTGACACAGCTGTCGAAATCAGGTTTCCTGGAGGCATTGGCGCCCCAAGCAAAGG AATTGCCTACATAGAGTTCAAAACGGAGGCCACTGCTGAGAAAGTGCTGGAGGAGAAGCAGGGGATTGATGTCCAAGGCCGTGTAATCGTTATTGACTTTTTGGGAGAAAAgagccaacaacaaaaaataatcaaAGCTCCAG CTGAGGCCACACCAAATAACGAATTACTGGTGACCAACCTGGCTTACGCTACAAAAGAGGAGGCCCTGAAGGAAATCTTTCTCAAAGCAGTCAGTGTCAAGATACCAAAGAGAAATGGTAAACCAAGAGG TCGTGCCTTGATTCAGTTTGAAAGTGTGGAAGATGCCAAAGAAGCCCTGGAATCATCGTTAAACAAAGAGATTAGTGGAAGAGCAATCAAAGTAGAGTTCAGCCCGAAGGGGCCAGAAGGTGGCAAAGGGAACTCTG TTCCTTCGAAGACGTTGATGGTCAGGAATCTTGCCAAGGAGACGAGTGAGGAGACTTTGAAAAGTGTCTTTGAAGGTGCCATTGAAGCTCGAGTCACCAAAGACAAGGAGACTGGCATATCTAGAGG GTTTGGCTTTGTGGACTTTGAGAGCCCAGAGGTCTGTAAGGCTGTCAAGGATACCATGGCAGACCTTCAGATTGATGGGAGCAAGGTGACCCTGGTCTATGCCAAACCCCAGGGTGAAAGAGGACCTCGTGGAGAAGGAGCGGGCTCCAACAGGCGTTACGGAGGGAAATCCGGAGCTAGAGGTGGCTCTGGAGGCAGGGGTGGACGAGGAG gcagAGGTAGTGGCGGTGGAAAGAGGACTTAA
- the LOC111979385 gene encoding nucleolin isoform X2 yields the protein MAKSGKSTQLKASKKKTGKISEVNNSAVAAAPVKRKAEAEDETSPAKKTKCINDGFCLFVGSLNTSKKVEEINDALANFFTTHSLLFQDIQVDITKKFAYVNFYTEENLTKALELNGEKILDRKMRLDKAKVKDPTVHDKKAKDARTLFVKNIPFAATKEDLKKVFDTAVEIRFPGGIGAPSKGIAYIEFKTEATAEKVLEEKQGIDVQGRVIVIDFLGEKSQQQKIIKAPAEATPNNELLVTNLAYATKEEALKEIFLKAVSVKIPKRNGKPRGRALIQFESVEDAKEALESSLNKEISGRAIKVEFSPKGPEGGKGNSVPSKTLMVRNLAKETSEETLKSVFEGAIEARVTKDKETGISRGFGFVDFESPEVCKAVKDTMADLQIDGSKVTLVYAKPQGERGPRGEGAGSNRRYGGKSGARGGSGGRGGRGGRGSGGGKRT from the exons ATGGCGAAGTCAGGCAAA TCAACCCAATTAAAGGCCTCTAAAAAGAAAACTGGAAAGATCAGCGAAGTCAATAACTCTG CTGTTGCAGCAGCCCCAGTAAAGAGAAAAGCGGAAGCAGAGGATGAGACTTCTCCAGCGAAGAAAACAAAGTGCATTAATGATG gtttTTGTCTTTTTGTTGGAAGCTTGAACACATCCAAGAAAGTGGAGGAAATTAATGATGCCTTGGCAAACTTCTTCACAACGCATAGTCTGTTGTTTCAGGATATTCAAGTGGACATTACAAA GAAATTTGCATATGTCAACTTTTACACAGAGGAAAACTTAACAAAAGCCCTTGAGCTAAATGGGGAGAAGATCCTGGACCGAAAGATGAGGCTAGACAAGGCCAAGGTCAAAGACCCCACAGTACATGACAAAAAAG CTAAAGATGCCAGGACCTTGTTTGTCAAGAATATCCCGTTTGCAGCAACAAAAGAGGACTTGAAGAAAGTCTTTGACACAGCTGTCGAAATCAGGTTTCCTGGAGGCATTGGCGCCCCAAGCAAAGG AATTGCCTACATAGAGTTCAAAACGGAGGCCACTGCTGAGAAAGTGCTGGAGGAGAAGCAGGGGATTGATGTCCAAGGCCGTGTAATCGTTATTGACTTTTTGGGAGAAAAgagccaacaacaaaaaataatcaaAGCTCCAG CTGAGGCCACACCAAATAACGAATTACTGGTGACCAACCTGGCTTACGCTACAAAAGAGGAGGCCCTGAAGGAAATCTTTCTCAAAGCAGTCAGTGTCAAGATACCAAAGAGAAATGGTAAACCAAGAGG TCGTGCCTTGATTCAGTTTGAAAGTGTGGAAGATGCCAAAGAAGCCCTGGAATCATCGTTAAACAAAGAGATTAGTGGAAGAGCAATCAAAGTAGAGTTCAGCCCGAAGGGGCCAGAAGGTGGCAAAGGGAACTCTG TTCCTTCGAAGACGTTGATGGTCAGGAATCTTGCCAAGGAGACGAGTGAGGAGACTTTGAAAAGTGTCTTTGAAGGTGCCATTGAAGCTCGAGTCACCAAAGACAAGGAGACTGGCATATCTAGAGG GTTTGGCTTTGTGGACTTTGAGAGCCCAGAGGTCTGTAAGGCTGTCAAGGATACCATGGCAGACCTTCAGATTGATGGGAGCAAGGTGACCCTGGTCTATGCCAAACCCCAGGGTGAAAGAGGACCTCGTGGAGAAGGAGCGGGCTCCAACAGGCGTTACGGAGGGAAATCCGGAGCTAGAGGTGGCTCTGGAGGCAGGGGTGGACGAGGAG gcagAGGTAGTGGCGGTGGAAAGAGGACTTAA